AAATGCCTTTATCCGTAGTTTTCCAAAAAGTGTCATGCAAAGTGTAGACTCTAGTATTAAAGTAGGTGCCAATGCGACTTATCAAACAGAATGGTTGCGCGCTTTGACCAGCAATTCTCGGATGAATATTGGAATTTTCTTTGCCATTATTGCGGTTATTGCTATCTGGTTCCTCTTGAAAAAGACAACGCTTGGATTTGAAATTCGCTCTGTCGGTCTTAATCCTAATGCAAGTGAGTATGCAGGGATGTCTGCTAAACGAACCATTATTCTTTCAATGATTATCTCAGGAGCACTTGCAGGACTCGGAGGAGTTGTAGAAGGACTAGGAACGTTCCAAAATATCTATGTTCAAGGAAGTTCACTAAGCGTCGGATTCAACGGAATGGCAGTTAGCCTTCTTGCGACGAATTCCCCAGTAGGAATTCCATTTGCAGCCTTCTTATTTGGAGTTTTGCAAGTTGGAGCTCCAGGTATGAATACTGCAACAATTCCTTCAGAATTGGTCAATATTGTGACAGCTTCTATTATTTTCTTTGTTAGTGTTCACTACATCATCGAACGCTATATGAAGCCTAAAAAACAAATCAAGGGAGGAAAATAAGATGAGTTTTGTGACAATGTTAGGTTTGTTGGTTTCCTCCATGCTAATTTATGCAGCACCACTGATTTTTACCAGTATTGGAGGAGCCTATTCTGAACACGCTGGTGTCGTGAATGTCGGTTTGGAAGGGATTATGGTTATGGGAGCCTTTTCAGGGGTTATCTTTAATCTAACCTTTTATGAGACTTTTGGTAGCTTGACTCCGTGGCTTTCTTTATTTGTAGGTGGTGTGATTGGGATGATTTTTTCCCTAATTCATGCAGTTGCTACGGTTCATTTTCGTGCGGACCATGTGGTAAGCGGTACTGTGTTAAACTTGATGGCGCCAGCTCTTGCAATCTTTTTGGTAAAAGCCTTTTACGGAAAAGGTCAAACAGATAATATTCAAGTTTCCTTTGGTAAATTTAATTTTCCAATTTTGTCAGATATTCCTATTATCGGTGATGTGTTCTTTAAAAATACTAGTTTGATGGGGTATGTGGCTGTCGCATTTGCTTTTCTTGCTTGGTTTATCATGTTTAAGACCAAGTTTGGCTTGCGATTGCGTTCGGTCGGTGAACACCCACAAGCCGCAGACACACTTGGAATTAACGTTTACTTGATGAAATATTACGGTGTGATGATTTCAGGATTCCTAGGAGGTGTGGGAGGTGCGATTTATGCCCAATCTATCTCTGTTAACTTTGCAGCAACGACGATTATCGGGCCAGGATTCATCTCTCTTGCTGCTATGATTTTCGGAAAATGGAATCCAATCGGAGCTATGCTCTCTAGCCTTTTCTTTGGTCTATCTCAAAGTTTAGCCGTTATCGGCAGTCAGTTGCCATTCTTGTCACACGTTCCAGCAGTTTATCTACAAATTGCACCATACGTTTTGACCATTATTGTCCTTGCAGCCTTCTTTGGAAAAGCTGTGGCACCAAAGGCAGACGGAATCAACTATATCAAATCAAAATAAGTCTAGAAAGTCTGGGATAAAATTCATCTCAGTTAAATAAGGCTCTTTGTCAACTGTAGTGGGTAGATGTCAGCTAACATCTAGAGAGGACCAGCTTGGTCTTCTCTTTTTTGATGTTTCAGGCAATCAAAATCCGCTTTTTGAAGTTTTCATCTTCCTGAAACCAAAGGCATTTCGTTTAATGACTTTGATAAGATT
The window above is part of the Streptococcus himalayensis genome. Proteins encoded here:
- a CDS encoding ABC transporter permease, with amino-acid sequence MSKKMQQITVPLISVVLGILLGAIVMWIFGYDALWGYEELFKTAFGSLRSLGEISRAMGPLILIALGFAVASKAGFFNVGLSGQALSGWVMSAWFALSFPDLPRIIMIPMTIIIGMVSGGIIGAIPGILRAYLGTSEVIVTIMMNYIVLYVGNAFIRSFPKSVMQSVDSSIKVGANATYQTEWLRALTSNSRMNIGIFFAIIAVIAIWFLLKKTTLGFEIRSVGLNPNASEYAGMSAKRTIILSMIISGALAGLGGVVEGLGTFQNIYVQGSSLSVGFNGMAVSLLATNSPVGIPFAAFLFGVLQVGAPGMNTATIPSELVNIVTASIIFFVSVHYIIERYMKPKKQIKGGK
- a CDS encoding ABC transporter permease; amino-acid sequence: MSFVTMLGLLVSSMLIYAAPLIFTSIGGAYSEHAGVVNVGLEGIMVMGAFSGVIFNLTFYETFGSLTPWLSLFVGGVIGMIFSLIHAVATVHFRADHVVSGTVLNLMAPALAIFLVKAFYGKGQTDNIQVSFGKFNFPILSDIPIIGDVFFKNTSLMGYVAVAFAFLAWFIMFKTKFGLRLRSVGEHPQAADTLGINVYLMKYYGVMISGFLGGVGGAIYAQSISVNFAATTIIGPGFISLAAMIFGKWNPIGAMLSSLFFGLSQSLAVIGSQLPFLSHVPAVYLQIAPYVLTIIVLAAFFGKAVAPKADGINYIKSK